The Paenibacillus dendritiformis region CCAAGTCTTCGCTCTCTAGCTCTACATTCAAAATATTACTTATTGTATCGAGCGACACCTTGCCGTCAACTAAGATGTGATCCTCGTCGATGATTTCGACATCGGGAGTTTCTTCTTTATCAAATTCGTCTCTAATGTCTCCAACTATCTCTTCTAATATATCCTCGATCGTTATTAACCCGGATGTTCCACCATATTCGTCAACAAGTATTGCAATATGAACTTGCTGCTGTTGCATCTTGTGAAGGAGAGTTTTTACGGGACTTGCTTCTGAAATGCTGAGAACCGGTTGTATTAACTTTGACATGTCCACATCGGGATTGTCATGTAATTGCATAAAAAACTGTTTTGTATTTATGAAGCCGATGATCTGATCCTTATGCCCATCCATGACAGGAAAACGTGTATATTGTTCCGTTTTCATCATGTCAATGATTTGGTTTTTTTCATCCTGAATATCAATACATACCATGTCCGTTCTTGGTACCATAATTTCGCGAGCAAGCAGTTCGTCGAAAGTAAATATCTTGTTTACATAACCGTATTCGGACTGATTAATTTTTCCGCTTTGATAACTCTCTGTTAAAATAATGCGCAATTCTTCCTCAGAGTGTGCTTCTTCGTGCTCTTTAGCCGGTTTTAAACCAAATAAGCGTACAAACCAGTTAGCCGAGCCATTTAAAGCCCAAATAAATGGATACATGACTTTATAAAAAAATATAAGAGGTTTTGCAGTAAGCATACTGACTTGTTCCGCTTTCTGTATGGCAACGGTTTTGGGCGCAAGCTCACCGAGAACCACATGCAGAAATGTGATGGATGCGAACGCGATCGCAAAAGATAAAATCGTACTTACTCCAACCGGAACGCTGAAATGCTCAAAAAGGGGGTGCAGCATACGTTCAACTGTAGGTTCACCAAGCCAACCCAAACCCAAAGCTGTGATGGTAATCCCTAATTGACAGGCTGACAGATAGCCATCTAAGTTGGACGTTACTCTCTTTACAGCCAAAGCATTCTTTTGGCCTTCCATAACCATTTGATTTACCCTGCTGGATCGTAATCGAACAATAGCAAATTCAGCAGCGACAAAAAAAGCTGTGGCAATAATTAAGATAGCTACAAGAAATAAATTAACCGTGAACACGCAGGAGCTCCTTTCTTAATTAACTATATGCTAATGAAATAGGAGACACAGCCATCATGGATCATGCTAGGCTGTATCTCCTTATCTTAAAATCCTTTATATTGTGGTTCTTCGTTTTCTAACTGCTTAACCCGGCCTTCTACCTGGTCAACGATTTGTTGTGTCTGTTGGGCAGCGTCGGTATAGAGGGACTTTGCCTCCTGATTTTCCGTCGCCAATGCGAACTGTTCAAGACTGGCTTGTGCGCTCTTCAATGAAGCCAGGCAAGTTTTCACTTGGGATCCTACTGTCATTTGTGTCACCACCTTTCCAAATGAGTAGTCAAGAATTCTAATCTGCTTTAGTTGAATTTAACAATTATAACGTGCCTTATTGAACTTGGAATGATACATGGAAAATTAATGATTGGGTTCCCGGTAATATAGAACCTGTCATGGAAAATGTATCGGGGCATTTGGTTCAGTGTTTTGACAAATAATCTGTGTTGACATGACGAAGGGAGGTACATTACGTGCCGCAATGGCTGGAGATCGCTTGGCGTACATTTATGGCCGTCATTGTTCTTTTCCTTATGACCAAGCTGTTAGGGAAAAGGCAAGTGACGCAGCTGTCCGTATTCGAATATATTACCGGAATTACCATCGGGAGCCTTGCCGCTTATGTTTCGATGGATTTGGAAGCCACGTGGTATTTAGGACTCGTGTCATTAGGTGTGTGGGTTGCTGTGACATTAGGGATTGAATTTTTACAGCTGAAAAGTAAAACCGTCAGGGATTTTGTTGACAGCAGAGCTACGGTCTTAATCAAAGACGGAAAAATAATGGAAGACAACCTCAAAAAAGAACGGATTACCACAGATGAACTATTAGAGCAGTTGCGTCGAAAACAGGTTTTTCAAGCTGCCGACGTTGAATTCGCCATTATGGAGCCGAGCGGGGAAGTCAATGTCCTGCTAAAAAGGGAAAATCAACCGCTAACTCCAAAACATCTGGGGATAAAAGTAGCGCCGGAACAAGAACCGCAGACGGTAATGATGGACGGAAATATTATGGATGAGCCGCTGGCCACCATAGGCTTGAACCGGCAATGGCTGAATACGGAATTAGAAAAGATAGGGGTTGCGGCCGAAAATGTTTTTCTCGGTCAAGTGGACGCGCACGGACAATTGTATGTCGATCTGTACGATGATCAAATTAAGGTCCCAGAGCCCCAAAAACGCGCTGTTCTCTTCGCAACATTAAAAAAATGCGAAGCCGATCTGGAAATGTTCGGACTTGCCACCCAGAATCGTGATGCGAAACAAATGTATGAGCAGTGCTCTCAGAAATTGATAAACGTTATTTCGGAACTAAAGCCTTTATTACATCGGTAAAGGAGAAAAAACTATGGCGAACAATAAAAAGAAAAAATTAACCCCCGTTCAACAGGAGTATCAAGAACTTGCCAAAAAGAGAGAGCCGGCGCGGCCGGTGTTCAGAAATTGTGTCCGGGCATTTATTTCTGGGGGACTTATCTGCTTCATCGGACAGTGTATACAGGACTTGTTCATTCATTGGGGCGGATTCGATGAGAAAAAGGCGAGTAATCCTACCGTTGCTGTGTTAGTCCTGATTTCAGTCATTCTGACCAGCCTGGGTGTATACGATAAAATCGGACAGTGGGCTGGAGCGGGTTCAGCCGTACCTGTAACCGGATTCGCCAATTCCATGGCCTCGGCGGCAATCGAGCATCAGAGCGAAGGACTTGTATTGGGCGTTGGAGGAAAAATGTTCAAACTGGCCGGGCCGGTCATTGTGTTCGGGACGGTAGCCGCGTTTATTATCGGGATTCTTACCTTTATTTTCAACCCCTCTGTAGGAGGTCATTGACGATGCTCAAGGGACATCAAAGCTGGATTTTTGAAAATCGGCCAGCAATTCTTTCCACAGCAACCGTCGTTGGGCCTTTTGAAGGACAAGGTCCGCTTGCGAATGATTTCGACATTATTCATGGAGACCTGATGCTGGGACAGGACAGCTGGGAAAAAGCAGAAAGGACGTTAGTGGAGGAAGCGGCCAAGCTTGCGATCGAAAATGCGGGCCTGACAAAAGAACAAGTGAATTTCTTCGTCGGAGGAGACTTGTTGAATCAAATTATCAGCACAAGCTTCGCCGCTCGAACGATGTCCATTCCCTATATCGGAGTGTTCGGGGCATGCTCCACATCGATGGAAAGTCTGGCTCTCGCTTCCGCGCTTGTCAATTCCCGTTCAGCGAAATTTGCGCTCGCGAGTGCCGGCAGCCATAATGCCTCTTCCGAGAAGCAGTTCCGTTATCCGACCGAATATGGATCGCAAAAGCCCCCTACCGCACAGTTTACCGTTACTGGCGCCGGAGCGTCTGTCGTCGGGCAGCACGGGGAAGGACCATACGTCACATCGGCAACGATCGGCAGGGTCATCGATATGGGAATCGCCGACCCGTTTAATATGGGAGCGGCGATGGCCCCGGCTGCCGTAGACACCATTCAGGCGCATCTTCGCGATTTGCAAATTGAGCCGGGTTACTACGACCTGATCGTAACGGGCGATTTATCCAAGGTAGGGTATCAGCTCGCCTGTGATTTGTTTGCAAAGCATAAAATACCCATCGAACAAACCGAATATAAAGATTGTGGAATGTTGATTTACGATTTCGAGAAGCAGATGGTTCAAGCCGGAGCAAGCGGCTGCGCATGTTCAGCCGTCGTCACTTATGGCCATCTGTTGAACAGAATGCGCAAAGGGGAGTTGAACCGATTGCTCGTGGTCGCTACCGGTGCGCTGTTATCACCGCTGTCTTATCAGCAAGGGGAAAGTATTCCTTGCATTGCTCATGCCGTTTCGATTGAGAATGGAGGGGTGAAGTGATGATTTATTTGTGGGCTGTCATCGTTGGCGGAGCGATTTGCGTATTCGGACAAATCTGCTTCGATGTATTCAAGCTGACCCCAGCGCATACGATGACCCTTCTTGTCGTACTGGGAGCAGTTCTGGATGGGATCGGCGTGTATGATCCGCTGATCAAATTTGCCGGCGCCGGAGCTACGGTCCCAATCACAAGTTTTGGCAACTCTTTGGTGCACGGAGCGCTTGAAGAGTTGAAACAAGACGGGTGGATCGGCATCATCACCGGTATATTCGAAGTAACCAGCGCGGGGATCTCCGCGGCAATCATTTTTTCCTTCCTGGCCGCCTTGTTCGTAAAGCCCAAAGGGTAAAGAAAAAGATTCAGAATACCCGCTTCACGACAATGGCATACTAATTCCGATACACATACGTACCAAAAGCAGTATCCGGGTAAACCGGATACATTTTTTTATAAAAAATGAAACGAAAGGTCCGGAAACATGAAAAAGATCATTCTCCTTCTGATTGATTCGTTAATGCCAACCATATTGGACGATTGCATACGCCATCGAACGGTGCCAGGACTGAAATTTTTGATGGATCGTGGCAAGTATTGGCCCAATTGCGTGACTGTGTTTCCCACAATGACGGCATCGGTCGACTGTTCATTACTTACAGGCACTTATCCAGACCAACACCGGATACCCGGGCTTATTTGGTATGATCCGGAGAATGAAGAAATCATTAATTATGTTAACGGATGGAACTGCATTCGCAAGCTTGGCTTGTCCAACTGCGCACAGCATGTCTTGTTCAATCTCAATGAAAAACACTTGAGCACCCGGGTGTCGACCATTTTCGAGGAGCTGAATCAGCGAGGAAAGACATCGGCCTCCATCAATGCGATTGTCCACCGCAGTGTCACCCGGCATGCCGTCCGGCTTCCTTTTCTCATGAATGTATCGACCGGATTTCGATTTATGAACCGCAGTATAGCAGGGCCTGACATCATGACGTTGGGAGCTATGGTTGATGCGAAAATGAATCAGGAACTCCCCCGGACCATGCTGCGCTATACACGCCGCTGCGGCATCAATGACGCATATGCCGCTTATGTAACTCGAGATCTTATTCGCTCGAATCAACTGCCGGATTTTACGCTTGTTTATTTTCCTGACAATGACCACGAAATCCATAAAAAAAATCCAGCTCATGGAGAGGAGCCTCTCATCCGCGTCGATCAGCATATTCAGCAGATTTTGAATGCATTTGATTCATGGGAGGAGGCAGTCAACCAGTGTGTGTTTATTACGACCAGCGACCACGGACAGACCAGAATCGGGAAGGGCGATCACTTTAACATCGATCTGGATCAACTGCTTCAAGCGTTCAGCGTACTGCAATTGGGGCACAAGGTGTCCAGCACTCACGATCTGGTTGTATGCAATAATGAACGAATGGCTTATCTCTATCCTCTCCGCATGGATAAGTTCCAGGCCATGATAGAACAGCTGGCGAGCGAGCCGCGGATTGATCTCATCGCATGGAAAGATAAAGGGCAAGTAACGGTCATAGAGAGCGGATCGGGAAGAACAATGCATTATCAGCCCGGAGGCGTATATACGGATAAATATGGTTGTTCATGGACCGTAATTGGAGAAGAATCCGTGCTAGATTTGAAGATTAACGATGGGCATATACAGTATGGAGATTATCCGGATGCGATGGCACGGTTATACGGCGCGTTACATTCTCAAGATGTTCCGATGATCGTGATCACCGCTCGTCCGCGATATGAATTCAAAAGCCGTTATTATCCGGTTCATCTGGGCGGCGGCAGTCATGGTTCATTACACAAATATGATTCCGACATCCCTCTAATCATCACGGGAGCGGCACATGCCATGCAAGAACCACCGCGCTTGGTCGATTTGAAAGCTTACATCCTTGAATTATTGGGTGGGAGCTGAATGGATCAATTGTTAGAAATAATACTGAAACTTACCACCCATGAATTTGGTTTTCCCAAGACAAAATAAGTGCAGATCTTTTGTTAAAGGGGAACAGGTTCATGTGGATCAAATTCTTTGCCTTATCAATCTGGAATGTCATTGATCCGGTTTATTATGCATGCACCAGATTGAAATGTATTGGCCAGGACAGAACATTTCGAGTCAGACTTACGTCGTTCAGAGGCAGACAGGTTATCTTAGCAGACGGAACCATGATCAAACGAGGCGACATCTTATTAAAAATTCATTTGTATAATGTTTTCCTGTTGAAAAGCATGTATCCGATAAAAAGCGAACTCAAAAGGGGAAAGCTCCTGTATCGAGTCATTGAAAACTCGATGCCTGATCTGGCCGAATATGTGCGGAATCATCCAAAGCACGATGATATTAAAGGGCTCATCGGGATAACGATGCTAAATCGGGGAGGAGGCGGATTAGGGTTTGAAACGATACAGATCGAGAATGTGTTGTATAAATGGATCAAATATGTAACGATGATGCCAATCTATTTTTTCTCGGCAAATCATCCCTTTAAAAACATAAGAAAACAAACCCCCGCCTATATGTTCATGTCCAAAAATGTATTAATGAAAAAGTACGGAACCGAATCTGCGGAAATCAAGGAAAGAGACTATTGGTCAGGCACAATGTCGCCATCAGGGGCAAATGATCTGATGCCACAGGAAGGCTCGTAATCACCTCGGTTGAAGCAATATGGAAATGCCGGCTCACCAATATATAATCCAATCGCAATCGTGGCCGAATAGAAGGGAACGTATAGCAAGGGATACCGGCATGATGACATGCGTCTGTTGCGAATCGTTGCAGCTTATGCCAAGCCTTCGTGCCGGGTCTTGTATTAAAGTCACCCATTGCGATTACAGGGCAAGTGTCCTGCGTAATTTTATCGCCAAGGAAGTCGATTTGTCTCGAGCGAATATACGGAGCAAGACTTAAATGCGTAACGTATATTTTGACGAGGTGCCTGTGGATGTGCACGGAGACTTCCAACACAGCCCGCTTCTCGAAATCGAAGGGCGAACGATGAAACACATAGTTGTGCCGGGATACGATCGGAAAGCGGGACAAGACGGCATTTCCATACTGTGCAATTACAGAACCGGACTTCGAAGAAGATGAAATGGCCGGGCCAAAAAAGGAATGACGCATGCATAAACGATCGGATAACCACTGTAATTGGTCCGCATAACCGCTTCTCCGGGAAAAATGTTTGTCCACTTCATTTAACGCAATAATATCCGCTTGGCTATCTTCTATACCTTGGGCGATTCGCTCCAGATTTAATTTCCCATCGATTCCTCTACCATGATGAATGTTGAACGTTGCTACCTTGATCTCCATGTTTTTCCCACCAACACGAGTATAGGTACTTTACAGCTAGTATGATCCAAAATACGGTTCATATGCATACTGCAGGTAAAATGTCTTTTCCTGAAGAAAATATTGTAAAAGTCCATTAGGAAAGTGATAATAGAAAACAAGGACCTATTTCAGAAATTACATATGTTTTTTTATGATTCAAGTTGTTATTTCATCATGAGATAACGACAAGGCAGGAGGCAATGATAATGGAAAATAATAAACCGATGGTCATCTGTGAACAAGGAGAGCTAGTTGGAACTCAGGAAAAACAGGCTTTGGCGTTTTATAATATTCCTTATGGAGCGGATAAAGGGAGATGTAAGCCAGTTGGAGAACCCTCTAAGTGGACTGGAACAAGGGATGCAACCAAACCAGGACCTGTATTCCCTCAATTGCCAAGCCGGCTTTCGACAGTCGTTGGGACAAAGAAAGAAGAACGGAATCAACAGGAAGATGCCTTCATTTTAAATATATGGACAAAACTCACCAATGAAAAACGGCCTGTTCTTTTCTGGATCCATGGGGGAGGATGGTTGTCAGGCGGCGGCTCCTTGCCATGGTATAACGGAAGTGAGATGGCTTCCAACGGAGATGTAGTCGTCGTTACTGTCAACTACCGATTAGGAGCTTTAGGAAATCTATATGTACCAGGCATATCTGAGGGGAACCTTGCATTGCAGGATTTAATTGCTGCCTTGCATTGGGTTAAGAAAAACATTGAAGCATTTGGCGGAGACCCTCACCAGATCACGGTAGCCGGGCAATCAGCCGGTGCATGGTATTCTGTCGCATTAATGGCATGTGAAGAAGTCAAAGGCATGTTTAACCGCACAGCATTATTTAGTTTTCCCGCTTGTACGAAAGCTTTGGATGAAAATGCTTCACTGGAATTATCTAATTTGCTATTAGAAAGATTAGGAATTGATGAACGCAATAAGGAAAAGATTTTGGGTGTGCCTATTGAAGATATCCTATCTTCGCAGGTGGAAGTTATAAGGGAAGTGCAACGCAGAAACAATGATCTGCTCACCGCGTTTTTACCCATCGTAGACGGCGTGTTGCTCAAAGGGGATATTTGGAGTGAGGCCATTCGAATTTCTGGCGGGAATGTAAATGTAATCGCTGGAATAACTGGCGAGGAAACAGCCGCCTTTTTCCATCAGACTGACTTGAGAAATAAAGATAACTACTTTGAACTAGTGAAGAGAAGTTCGGATGAGATCTTTGGCCAGACCCATGAGTTTATGCTCAGTATTAATGAAGGCGGCAGTGATACTTATTTATTTCACTTCAACTATCCATCGCCAGATCCCTATTTATTAGCTTGCCATTGTATGGATTTGCCGTTTGTATTCGGAAATTTCGAAAAGTGGGATAATGCCCCGATGCTTGCGGATATTCATGTGGAAGAAGCTCTACATTTATCAGACCAGGTTCAAGGTTATCTGCTTCGTTTTATCAAGAACGGTTCGCCTAATCATGAAAATCGTATA contains the following coding sequences:
- a CDS encoding carboxylesterase family protein, which encodes MENNKPMVICEQGELVGTQEKQALAFYNIPYGADKGRCKPVGEPSKWTGTRDATKPGPVFPQLPSRLSTVVGTKKEERNQQEDAFILNIWTKLTNEKRPVLFWIHGGGWLSGGGSLPWYNGSEMASNGDVVVVTVNYRLGALGNLYVPGISEGNLALQDLIAALHWVKKNIEAFGGDPHQITVAGQSAGAWYSVALMACEEVKGMFNRTALFSFPACTKALDENASLELSNLLLERLGIDERNKEKILGVPIEDILSSQVEVIREVQRRNNDLLTAFLPIVDGVLLKGDIWSEAIRISGGNVNVIAGITGEETAAFFHQTDLRNKDNYFELVKRSSDEIFGQTHEFMLSINEGGSDTYLFHFNYPSPDPYLLACHCMDLPFVFGNFEKWDNAPMLADIHVEEALHLSDQVQGYLLRFIKNGSPNHENRIDWPVYERKQRNILIFDKKIELKSSLWPFSDTPAY
- a CDS encoding alkaline phosphatase family protein, producing MKKIILLLIDSLMPTILDDCIRHRTVPGLKFLMDRGKYWPNCVTVFPTMTASVDCSLLTGTYPDQHRIPGLIWYDPENEEIINYVNGWNCIRKLGLSNCAQHVLFNLNEKHLSTRVSTIFEELNQRGKTSASINAIVHRSVTRHAVRLPFLMNVSTGFRFMNRSIAGPDIMTLGAMVDAKMNQELPRTMLRYTRRCGINDAYAAYVTRDLIRSNQLPDFTLVYFPDNDHEIHKKNPAHGEEPLIRVDQHIQQILNAFDSWEEAVNQCVFITTSDHGQTRIGKGDHFNIDLDQLLQAFSVLQLGHKVSSTHDLVVCNNERMAYLYPLRMDKFQAMIEQLASEPRIDLIAWKDKGQVTVIESGSGRTMHYQPGGVYTDKYGCSWTVIGEESVLDLKINDGHIQYGDYPDAMARLYGALHSQDVPMIVITARPRYEFKSRYYPVHLGGGSHGSLHKYDSDIPLIITGAAHAMQEPPRLVDLKAYILELLGGS
- a CDS encoding DUF421 domain-containing protein: MPQWLEIAWRTFMAVIVLFLMTKLLGKRQVTQLSVFEYITGITIGSLAAYVSMDLEATWYLGLVSLGVWVAVTLGIEFLQLKSKTVRDFVDSRATVLIKDGKIMEDNLKKERITTDELLEQLRRKQVFQAADVEFAIMEPSGEVNVLLKRENQPLTPKHLGIKVAPEQEPQTVMMDGNIMDEPLATIGLNRQWLNTELEKIGVAAENVFLGQVDAHGQLYVDLYDDQIKVPEPQKRAVLFATLKKCEADLEMFGLATQNRDAKQMYEQCSQKLINVISELKPLLHR
- a CDS encoding endonuclease/exonuclease/phosphatase family protein, producing the protein MEIKVATFNIHHGRGIDGKLNLERIAQGIEDSQADIIALNEVDKHFSRRSGYADQLQWLSDRLCMRHSFFGPAISSSSKSGSVIAQYGNAVLSRFPIVSRHNYVFHRSPFDFEKRAVLEVSVHIHRHLVKIYVTHLSLAPYIRSRQIDFLGDKITQDTCPVIAMGDFNTRPGTKAWHKLQRFATDACHHAGIPCYTFPSIRPRLRLDYILVSRHFHIASTEVITSLPVASDHLPLMATLCLTNSLFP
- a CDS encoding hemolysin family protein, whose protein sequence is MFTVNLFLVAILIIATAFFVAAEFAIVRLRSSRVNQMVMEGQKNALAVKRVTSNLDGYLSACQLGITITALGLGWLGEPTVERMLHPLFEHFSVPVGVSTILSFAIAFASITFLHVVLGELAPKTVAIQKAEQVSMLTAKPLIFFYKVMYPFIWALNGSANWFVRLFGLKPAKEHEEAHSEEELRIILTESYQSGKINQSEYGYVNKIFTFDELLAREIMVPRTDMVCIDIQDEKNQIIDMMKTEQYTRFPVMDGHKDQIIGFINTKQFFMQLHDNPDVDMSKLIQPVLSISEASPVKTLLHKMQQQQVHIAILVDEYGGTSGLITIEDILEEIVGDIRDEFDKEETPDVEIIDEDHILVDGKVSLDTISNILNVELESEDLDTIGGWLYTLRPSLKKDVTWKYETLHFIIREKDRHRIRKVEIRKINATNPS
- the spoVAC gene encoding stage V sporulation protein AC; this encodes MANNKKKKLTPVQQEYQELAKKREPARPVFRNCVRAFISGGLICFIGQCIQDLFIHWGGFDEKKASNPTVAVLVLISVILTSLGVYDKIGQWAGAGSAVPVTGFANSMASAAIEHQSEGLVLGVGGKMFKLAGPVIVFGTVAAFIIGILTFIFNPSVGGH
- the spoVAE gene encoding stage V sporulation protein AE, encoding MIYLWAVIVGGAICVFGQICFDVFKLTPAHTMTLLVVLGAVLDGIGVYDPLIKFAGAGATVPITSFGNSLVHGALEELKQDGWIGIITGIFEVTSAGISAAIIFSFLAALFVKPKG
- a CDS encoding DUF1657 domain-containing protein, with the translated sequence MTVGSQVKTCLASLKSAQASLEQFALATENQEAKSLYTDAAQQTQQIVDQVEGRVKQLENEEPQYKGF
- a CDS encoding YkoP family protein — its product is MWIKFFALSIWNVIDPVYYACTRLKCIGQDRTFRVRLTSFRGRQVILADGTMIKRGDILLKIHLYNVFLLKSMYPIKSELKRGKLLYRVIENSMPDLAEYVRNHPKHDDIKGLIGITMLNRGGGGLGFETIQIENVLYKWIKYVTMMPIYFFSANHPFKNIRKQTPAYMFMSKNVLMKKYGTESAEIKERDYWSGTMSPSGANDLMPQEGS
- the spoVAD gene encoding stage V sporulation protein AD codes for the protein MLKGHQSWIFENRPAILSTATVVGPFEGQGPLANDFDIIHGDLMLGQDSWEKAERTLVEEAAKLAIENAGLTKEQVNFFVGGDLLNQIISTSFAARTMSIPYIGVFGACSTSMESLALASALVNSRSAKFALASAGSHNASSEKQFRYPTEYGSQKPPTAQFTVTGAGASVVGQHGEGPYVTSATIGRVIDMGIADPFNMGAAMAPAAVDTIQAHLRDLQIEPGYYDLIVTGDLSKVGYQLACDLFAKHKIPIEQTEYKDCGMLIYDFEKQMVQAGASGCACSAVVTYGHLLNRMRKGELNRLLVVATGALLSPLSYQQGESIPCIAHAVSIENGGVK